One genomic window of Saccopteryx bilineata isolate mSacBil1 chromosome 4, mSacBil1_pri_phased_curated, whole genome shotgun sequence includes the following:
- the FAM161B gene encoding protein FAM161B codes for MTVGRPAEASDSARSLQVSPPKAPSDTEAEEELSEDGLVLPGAGKLDELLSLEEAGSTSPDSTRSFYETLQVLRQKGRWCQLESLHQSEPDSDEIFSEGEEDLENFFQDKGRGKPQVRYPPSLGCGSTRRCSSLSSLPSNVPKVQTQPPAASRPPSQHRSISSWASSITVPQPFRMTVREARKKAQWLASPASFEHKRQQAQRQGQEEAECHRQFRAQPVPAHVYLPLYQEIMERDEARRQAGIQKRKELLLSSLKPFSFLEKQEQRKEAAQQRELAATAKAKVSKQKATRRIPKSILEPALGEKLQETELFRKIRIQMRAQDMLQMASAPITLSRRRADPRLRTATRTQEEKLAFLQTDFGFQPQVNPTVPDYEGLYKAFQRRAAQRRDAREVTRNKPFLLRTASLCRTQRPCDAVAITEGRKDSPQLPTTPRSRSRSLSGLASLSANTLPVHITDATRKRESAVRNSLEKKDKADESAQWLEMHKRKCQAMSKSVTLRAKAMDPHKSLVEVFKAKLKENRNNDHKRAKEYKKELEEMKKRIQTRPYLFEQVTKDLARKEAAQRYQDTLKQAGLDEAFVRNKGQGTRAMQRKEQSEVHDYPSTHDTAKLGIREPQQDLEGSPGQPTSPKKEPEELFFGLLDNLQSLA; via the exons ATGACCGTGGGGAGGCCTGCGGAAGCTTCCGACAGCGCTCGGAGCCTTCAG gtaTCTCCCCCCAAAGCCCCCTCAGACACAGAGGCAGAAGAGGAGCTGTCTGAGGATGGGCTGGTCTTGCCTGGGGCTGGCAAACTCGATGAGCTCCTCAGCCTGGAGGAGGCAGGTTCTACTTCTCCTGACTCAACTAGAAGCTTTTACGAGACCCTGCAAGTACTAAGGCAGAAAGGCAGGTGGTGCCAGTTGGAGTCCCTTCATCAGTCTGAGCCAGACAGCGATGAGATCTTCTCTGAAGGTGAGGAGGACCTGGAGAATTTCTTTCAAGACAAAGGCAGGGGAAAGCCGCAGGTCCGGTACCCGCCGTCTCTGGG GTGTGGCTCCACAAGGCGCTGCAGTTCCCTGAGCAGCCTGCCCTCCAACGTTCCCAAGGTTCAGACCCAGCCACCTGCAGCTTCCAGGCCTCCTTCCCAGCATAGAAGCATCAGCTCCTGGGCATCATCCATCACTGTCCCTCAGCCATTCCGGATGACAGTGCGTGAGGCCCGGAAAAAGGCCCAGTGGCTGGCCTCGCCTGCCTCCTTCGAGCACAAGAGACAGCAGGCCCAGCGGCAGGGCCAGGAGGAGGCCGAGTGCCACCGGCAGTTCCGGGCACAGCCTGTGCCTGCGCATGTCTACCTGCCCCTCTACCAGGAAATCATGGAGCGTGATGAGGCCCGAAGGCAGGCAGGGATCCAGAAGAGGAAGGAACTGCTCCTCTCTTCTTTAAAACCCTTTAGCTTCCTGGAGAAACAGGAGCAACGAAAGGAAGCTGCTCAACAGAGGGAACTGGCTGCCACTGCTAAGGCCAAGGTCTCCAAGCAAAAAGCTACCAGGAGGATCCCCAAGTCCATTCTGGAGCCAGCTCTTGGGGAAAAACTCCAGG AAACTGAGCTCTTCAGGAAAATTCGCATCCAGATGAGAGCCCAGGACATGCTCCAGATGGCCTCCGCCCCCATCACCCTGTCCAGGCGCAGGGCTGACCCACGGCTCCGCACTGCCACCCGAACCCAGGAGGAAAAGCTTGCGTTTCTGCAGACTGACTTTGGATTCCAGCCTCAGGTGAACCCCACCGTCCCGGACTACGAGGGCCTTTACAAGGCCTTCCAGAGAAGAGCTGCCCAGAGAAGGGACGCCCGAGAGGTAACTCGCAACAAGCCCTTCTTACTGAGAACCGCCAGCCTGTGTCGCACTCAGCGGCCCTGTGATGCTGTCGCCATCACCGAAGGGAGGAAG GACTCTCCACAGCTACCCACCACACCCCGGTCAAGGAGCCGTTCTCTGAGTGGCCTTGCTTCCCTCTCTGCCAACACCCTCCCTGTGCACATCACAGATGCCACCAGGAAGAGGGAGTCTGCAGTCAG AAATTCActtgaaaaaaaggacaaagcagATGAGAGCGCTCAGTGGTTGGAGATGCATAAAAGGAAGTGTCAAGCAATGTCTAAATCTGTGACCTTGCGAGCAAAAGCCATGGATCCCCATAAAAGTCTGGTGGAGGTATTCAAAGCAAAGCTGAAAGAAAACAG GAATAATGACCATAAAAGAGCAAAAGAGTATAAGAAGGAATTGgaggaaatgaaaaagagaatacAAACAAGGCCCTACCTCTTCGAACAAGTTACCAAG GACCTTGCCAGGAAAGAAGCAGCACAACGGTATCAAGACACCCTGAAGCAGGCTGGACTGGATGAAGCCTTTGTGAGGAACAAGGGTCAGGGCACCAGGGCTATGCAGCGGAAAGAGCAGTCAGAAGTCCACGATTACCCCAG CACCCATGATACAGCAAAACTCGGCATCAGAGAGCCACAGCAGGATTTAGAAGGATCTCCAGGACAGCCGACAAGCCCCAAGAAAGAACCGGAGGAGCTGTTTTTTGGATTGCTAGATAATCTCCAATCACTTGCTTAA